The Metabacillus litoralis genome contains a region encoding:
- the rlmB gene encoding 23S rRNA (guanosine(2251)-2'-O)-methyltransferase RlmB, which yields MSEDFIIGRNPVIEVLKSSRDINKIWVAENSLKGQAQQITKLAKERGITINFVPKKKIDQMVEGNHQGVVAQVAAYEYVHVDDLLKVAEERNEPPFLLLLDEIEDPHNLGSIMRTADAVGAHGIVIPKRRAVGLTATVAKSSTGAIEHIPVARVTNMARTIDDLKEKGVWIVGTDAKGADDYRNLDGKMSLALIIGSEGKGIGRLIKEKCDFLVKMPMVGHVTSLNASVAASLLMYEVYRKRYPLGE from the coding sequence ATGAGTGAAGATTTTATTATTGGACGTAATCCGGTGATCGAGGTATTAAAATCATCGAGAGATATTAATAAAATATGGGTAGCAGAAAACTCTTTAAAAGGACAAGCCCAGCAAATTACGAAGCTTGCTAAAGAAAGAGGTATAACCATCAATTTTGTTCCCAAAAAGAAGATTGATCAGATGGTGGAAGGAAACCATCAAGGTGTAGTTGCCCAGGTGGCTGCCTATGAATATGTTCATGTTGACGATTTACTAAAAGTAGCCGAAGAACGAAATGAACCACCATTTTTATTATTGTTAGATGAAATTGAGGATCCACATAACCTCGGATCCATCATGAGAACGGCTGATGCAGTAGGGGCACATGGTATTGTGATCCCTAAGCGAAGAGCAGTTGGGCTAACAGCGACAGTAGCAAAGTCATCTACTGGTGCAATTGAACATATCCCTGTGGCAAGGGTTACGAATATGGCGAGAACAATCGATGATCTAAAGGAAAAAGGAGTATGGATTGTTGGGACAGATGCAAAAGGAGCAGATGATTACCGTAATCTTGATGGAAAGATGTCACTTGCATTAATTATAGGAAGTGAAGGTAAGGGGATTGGTCGTCTTATAAAAGAAAAATGTGATTTCTTAGTTAAGATGCCAATGGTTGGACATGTAACATCATTAAATGCATCTGTAGCAGCTAGTCTCTTAATGTATGAGGTATATAGAAAGAGATATCCTCTAGGGGAGTAA
- the cysS gene encoding cysteine--tRNA ligase — MTIKLYNTLTRQKETFEPLEPGKVKMYVCGPTVYNYIHIGNARPAIVYDTVRRYLEYSGYEVNYISNFTDVDDKLIKAANELGEDVPTIADRFIDAYFEDVTALGCKRATTHPRVTENIDIIIDFIQALIDKGFAYEAGGDVYYKTREFKEYGKLSHQSIEELRLGNRIEVGDKKQDALDFVLWKSAKEGEISWESPWGHGRPGWHIECSAMAKKYLGDTIDIHAGGQDLTFPHHENEIAQSEAVTGKQFAKYWLHNGYININNEKMSKSLGNFVLVHDIIKEIDPQIVRFFMLSVHYRHPINFSQELLESTKNAFERLTTSYGNLKHRKNSSTNLTDNNEEWLTKIKNYQQQFKQEMDDDFNTANAISVLFDLSKQANYYLQEQNTSTEVIQAFLDQFDQLGKVLGVTFESTDLLDEEIEEMIQQRIQARKDRNFAVADEIRDKLKDLNIILEDTPQGTRWKRG, encoded by the coding sequence ATGACAATAAAGTTGTACAATACGCTAACGAGACAAAAAGAAACGTTTGAGCCTCTAGAACCGGGAAAGGTAAAAATGTATGTTTGTGGTCCAACCGTTTATAATTATATTCATATAGGAAATGCTAGACCTGCAATTGTTTATGATACGGTAAGAAGATACCTAGAGTATAGCGGCTATGAAGTGAACTATATCTCAAATTTCACAGATGTGGACGATAAGTTAATTAAAGCTGCTAACGAATTGGGGGAAGATGTTCCTACCATTGCAGATCGGTTTATTGACGCATATTTTGAAGATGTAACAGCACTTGGCTGCAAACGTGCGACCACACATCCTCGTGTAACAGAAAACATTGATATTATTATTGATTTTATCCAAGCTTTAATTGATAAAGGCTTTGCTTATGAAGCGGGCGGCGATGTTTATTATAAGACAAGAGAATTTAAAGAGTATGGAAAGCTTTCACATCAATCGATCGAGGAACTTCGCTTAGGAAATAGAATTGAAGTAGGGGATAAAAAGCAGGATGCTCTAGATTTTGTTCTTTGGAAATCAGCAAAAGAAGGAGAAATTTCCTGGGAAAGTCCGTGGGGACATGGTCGACCTGGCTGGCATATTGAGTGCTCTGCTATGGCAAAAAAATATTTAGGTGACACAATTGACATTCATGCTGGTGGTCAGGACTTAACATTCCCACATCATGAAAATGAAATTGCTCAATCTGAAGCTGTAACAGGTAAGCAGTTTGCTAAGTATTGGTTACACAACGGATATATTAATATTAATAATGAAAAGATGTCAAAGTCTTTAGGGAACTTTGTTTTAGTTCACGATATTATTAAAGAAATCGATCCACAAATTGTTCGTTTCTTTATGCTGTCTGTTCATTATAGGCATCCAATCAACTTCTCTCAGGAGTTGTTAGAGAGTACAAAGAACGCGTTTGAACGTTTAACAACATCATATGGGAATTTAAAGCACCGTAAAAACAGCAGCACAAATTTAACAGATAATAACGAAGAATGGCTAACAAAAATTAAAAACTATCAACAGCAATTTAAACAAGAAATGGATGATGACTTTAATACAGCCAATGCAATTTCTGTTCTATTTGATTTATCAAAACAAGCAAATTACTATTTGCAGGAACAGAATACATCAACTGAAGTGATTCAAGCTTTCTTAGATCAATTTGATCAACTGGGTAAAGTATTAGGGGTAACATTTGAATCAACGGATCTTTTGGATGAAGAAATTGAAGAAATGATTCAACAGCGTATTCAAGCAAGAAAAGATCGCAATTTTGCTGTAGCTGATGAAATCCGTGATAAATTAAAAGACCTAAATATCATCTTGGAGGATACACCACAAGGTACGAGATGGAAGCGTGGTTGA
- the cysE gene encoding serine O-acetyltransferase, translating to MLKMMKEDVEVVFEQDPAARNYFEVILTYSGLHAIWSHRIAHAFYKKKLFFLARAISQISRFFTGVEIHPAARIGRRFFIDHGMGVVIGETCEIGDNVTVFQGVTLGGTGKEKGKRHPTIKDNALIATGAKVLGSITVGAYSKIGAGSVVLKDVPDHSTVVGIPGRVVIQNGKRVGQDLNHSDLPDPVSDRFKELEVELKQLRDEVQHLRKGKNDYDNKVVQYANETKRNV from the coding sequence ATGTTGAAAATGATGAAAGAAGACGTAGAGGTTGTTTTTGAGCAAGATCCCGCAGCAAGAAATTATTTTGAAGTTATTTTAACTTATTCAGGATTACATGCCATTTGGAGCCATCGTATTGCTCATGCTTTTTACAAAAAGAAGCTCTTTTTCTTAGCTAGGGCTATTTCGCAGATAAGCAGGTTTTTTACAGGAGTTGAGATTCATCCTGCTGCAAGAATTGGGCGCCGTTTCTTTATTGACCATGGAATGGGCGTTGTTATCGGTGAAACATGTGAAATTGGAGACAATGTGACGGTCTTCCAGGGAGTAACACTTGGCGGAACGGGAAAAGAAAAAGGGAAAAGGCATCCGACCATTAAAGACAATGCGCTAATTGCTACAGGAGCAAAGGTATTAGGCTCTATTACTGTTGGAGCATACTCAAAGATAGGAGCAGGATCTGTTGTCCTAAAAGATGTGCCAGATCACTCTACTGTTGTTGGAATTCCTGGAAGAGTCGTGATCCAAAATGGAAAGAGAGTCGGCCAGGATTTAAACCATTCAGATTTACCAGATCCAGTGTCAGATCGTTTTAAAGAATTAGAAGTGGAGCTAAAACAATTAAGAGATGAAGTACAACACCTAAGGAAAGGAAAGAATGACTATGACAATAAAGTTGTACAATACGCTAACGAGACAAAAAGAAACGTTTGA
- a CDS encoding Mini-ribonuclease 3 — protein sequence MFLELPTIKDSKLLNSLALAYIGDAVYEIYVRHYLLAKGNIRPNQLHNQAKRFVSAKAQASTIHHFFSLEFLTEEEQAVLRRGRNAKSGTIPKNTDVQTYRYSTAFEALIGHLYLEKEHERLEELIQKSFTFIDGKEGMS from the coding sequence ATGTTTTTAGAATTACCAACAATAAAAGATTCCAAGCTCTTAAATAGCTTGGCTTTGGCATATATTGGCGATGCTGTTTATGAGATTTATGTAAGGCATTATCTTTTAGCTAAAGGCAATATCCGTCCTAATCAGCTTCATAACCAAGCAAAAAGATTTGTATCTGCCAAGGCACAAGCAAGCACAATACACCATTTTTTCTCACTTGAGTTTCTTACTGAAGAAGAGCAAGCAGTGTTAAGAAGAGGAAGAAATGCAAAGTCAGGGACAATTCCTAAAAATACAGATGTACAAACTTATCGATATAGTACAGCTTTTGAAGCGCTAATTGGACACCTTTACTTAGAAAAAGAGCATGAACGTCTTGAGGAGTTAATTCAAAAGTCATTCACATTTATTGATGGAAAGGAGGGGATGTCATGA